DNA from Brucella melitensis bv. 1 str. 16M:
ATCATGTGCGCGACTTCTACGCTTCGCAGCTTCTTTCGATGATCCTCGGCGGCGGCATGTCCTCGCGGCTTTTCCAGGAAGTGCGCGAAAAGCGCGGGCTTTGCTATTCGGTCTATGCCTTCCATTGGGGCTTTTCCGATACGGGGCTGTTTGGCATCCATGCCGCAACGGGGCGCGACGAGCTTGTGGAACTCGTGCCGGTCATTATCGACGAATTGCACAAGGCAGCCAATTCCATCGGCATCGAGGAAGTGGACCGCGCCCGTGCGCAATATCGCGCAAGCCTCCTCATGTCGCAGGAAAGCGCGGCAAGCCGTGCGGGCCAGATTGCGCGCCAGTTCCTGCTCTATGGACGCCCGGTGGAAAACAGCGAATTGCTGGACCGCCTGTCCCTCATCACCCCGGAACGCCTGACCGACCTTGCCGGACGGCTTTTCCTCAACAACAAACCAACCATCGCAGGCGTCGGTCCCGTTGGCCGCCTCATGAGCTTCGATCGCCTGACCGATGCGCTTTCGACCAATGCGCATACGAGGACGATAGCTGTCTAGAGCATTTTCGAGCCAAAAGTGCGAAGTGGCTTTGCGTCGGATAATGCGTCAAAACAAAGAGATAGAACAATAGGGCAGTAAGGGAGTTAGGGCAGTATGTTTAGCTCGGCAAATACATTCCCCCCTCCCTGTTGCCTTGCTGTCTTATTACCTGACTGCCCTATCGTCTCATGATCGGCCTGCCCTTCCGACGAAGCAATCCGACAGTCCTGCGCGGACAGCGCATTTATCTGCGCGACCCCATGATGAGCGATTATGCGAGCTGGGCGAGCCTTCGCGAGCAAAGCCGCGCGTTTCTCACGCCATGGGAACCGACATGGCCGGATGACGACCTGACCCGGAGTGCCTTTCGCTACCGGATCAGGCATTATCAGGATGAAACCAGCGCCGGAACCGGCTATCCTTTCTTCATATTCCGCAACAGCGATAACCGCATCGTGGGCGGCATCACGATCGGCAATATTCACCGTGGCGTCGGCCAGAACGGCGTGATCGGCTATTGGAGCGGCGCGCCTTTTGCCGGAAAAGGCTATATGACGGAGGCGCTATCGCTGGTTATCCCCTTTGCATTCGACCAACTGCGGTTGCACCGTCTTGAAGCTGCCTGTATTCCCCATAATGTACGTTCGATACGGCTTCTCGAAAAAGCCGGATTTCAGAGAGAAGGACTGTTGCGCTCCTATCTCAAGATAAACGGCTTCTGGCAGGACCATCTGCTTTTAGCCCTGATAGAAAGCGACAAACGTACGACGGATCGCGGTGTGATCATTGGCAAGGTTGAACGCTCATGAGAGGTTTTTCAAAAAACTGTTTTGAAGCAGGCGCGCGCTTTTTCGCACTGTTCGTTTTCCTGACCCTTTCGGCGGTTCACGCATCGGCCATTGAGCCCATCAAGATTTCCAAGGAAGACACGGCGCTGGACCTTTCGCGCGCTGTCGAGCTTTTGCGCAACAAGGGCGAGAGCGTGCAGGTTTCCACCATGCCCGGCCCGGACGGCATCGTGCGGCGTATCGAGGTACAGTCCGACCAGAACGCCAACGCCTCCGGCGACTGGGCAGCATTTTCCATCGCCAACCCCACGGACGAGCAGATCGACCGGCTGATCGTCGCGCCGCATTTTCGTCTCGTCGGTTCGGGCGTCATCTGGCCCGATCTCGGCTCACCGCGCATTGCCTCCATCACGCCCAGCGAAGGCTTTGCGCTCGACCGCCAGCCGAGTGCCGATGCGGACGTCTTCCGCATCACGCTCAATCCGGGCAGTGTCATCACGTTCGTCGCCGAGCTTTCCTCGCACAATCTGCCGCAACTTTACCTGTGGGAGCCGGAAGCCTATAAAGATATGGTCAATTCCTACACGCTATATCGCGGCATCCTGCTTGGCATTTCCGGCCTTCTGGCGCTTTTCCTGACCATCCTTTTCGTGGTCAAGGGCACATCGCTCTTTCCGGCCACCGCCGCGCTTGCATGGGCGGTTCTGGCCTATATCTGCGTCGATTTCGGCTTCTGGAACAAGCTGATGCAAATAACGCCCGGAAACGAGCAGATATGGCGCGCGGGAACGGAAGTTGCGCTTGCCGCATCTCTGGTGATCTTCCTTTTCACCTATCTCAACCTCAATCGCTGGCACGACCATTTCAGCTATGGCGCGGTGACATGGATCCTGGGCCTGCTTGCGCTTGCAGGTGTTGCCGTCTTCGATCCCCCGGTCGCCTCCGGCATCGCGCGCATCTCGCTCGCCCTCACCGTGTTTTCGGGCGTGGCCATTATCGGTTATCTGGCTGTCAAGGGCTATGACCGCGCGGTCATGCTGATACCCGCCTGGCTATTGACGCTCATATGGCTCATCGGCGCATGGATGGCCGTTTCCGGACATCTCGACAACGATATCGTGCAATCGGCGCTCGGCGGCGGCCTCGTGCTGATCGTGCTTCTGATCGGCTTTACTGTCATGCAGCACGCCTTCGCGGGCGGCGGACTGCAACAGGGCCTTCTTTCCGATATGGAGCGTCAGGCGCTTGCCGTCATCGGCGCAGGCGATATCGTCTGGGACTGGGACGTGCCGCGGGACCGCGTGGTGACGACGCCCGATATCGCCAATTATCTGGGCAATACCGCAAGCCCCCTGCAAGGCCCGGTGCGCAACTGGCTGCCCGCCATGCATGCCGACGACCGCGACCGTTTCCGCTCCACGCTCGACGCCATTCTGGAAAACCGCCGCGGCCGCATCGGCCAGATTTTCCGCCTGCGCGCCAATGACGGACATTATCATTGGTATGCGCTGCGCGCGCGCCCGGTCATTGGTTCGGATGGCGAAGTGGTGCGCTGCGTCGGCACGCTGGTCAATGTCACGGAACAGAAAAAGGCAGAGGAGCGCCTGCTGCACGATGCCGTGCACGACAACCTCACCGGCCTTCCCAATCGTGAGCTCTTTCTCGACCGCCTGAGCAGCATGATGAACATGGCGCGTGGCGAAAGCAACCTGCACCCGACCGTATTCGTGATCGACATTGACCGCTTCAAACAGGTCAATGACAGTCTCGGCATGTCGGCGGGCGATACGATCCTGCTTACCATTTCACGGCGCCTAGCGCGCCTCATGAAGCCGCAGGATACGCTTTCGCGCCTTTCCTCCGACCAGTTCGGCCTGCTGCTTGCCTCGGAAGTCGATCCGGGCCGCATCGCAACCTTTGCGGAAGCACTTCGCCAGGCCGTGCGCTCGCCCATTGCCTATGCCAAGCGTGAGATCGTGCTGACGGCCTCCATTGGCCTCATCACCTGGACCAAGACTGCGACCACGGCAGAAGATTTTGTCAAGGATGCGGAACTTGCAATGTTCCAGGCCAAACGTTTCGGCGGCGACCGCATCGA
Protein-coding regions in this window:
- a CDS encoding GNAT family N-acetyltransferase — its product is MIGLPFRRSNPTVLRGQRIYLRDPMMSDYASWASLREQSRAFLTPWEPTWPDDDLTRSAFRYRIRHYQDETSAGTGYPFFIFRNSDNRIVGGITIGNIHRGVGQNGVIGYWSGAPFAGKGYMTEALSLVIPFAFDQLRLHRLEAACIPHNVRSIRLLEKAGFQREGLLRSYLKINGFWQDHLLLALIESDKRTTDRGVIIGKVERS
- the pdeA gene encoding phosphodiesterase PdeA translates to MRGFSKNCFEAGARFFALFVFLTLSAVHASAIEPIKISKEDTALDLSRAVELLRNKGESVQVSTMPGPDGIVRRIEVQSDQNANASGDWAAFSIANPTDEQIDRLIVAPHFRLVGSGVIWPDLGSPRIASITPSEGFALDRQPSADADVFRITLNPGSVITFVAELSSHNLPQLYLWEPEAYKDMVNSYTLYRGILLGISGLLALFLTILFVVKGTSLFPATAALAWAVLAYICVDFGFWNKLMQITPGNEQIWRAGTEVALAASLVIFLFTYLNLNRWHDHFSYGAVTWILGLLALAGVAVFDPPVASGIARISLALTVFSGVAIIGYLAVKGYDRAVMLIPAWLLTLIWLIGAWMAVSGHLDNDIVQSALGGGLVLIVLLIGFTVMQHAFAGGGLQQGLLSDMERQALAVIGAGDIVWDWDVPRDRVVTTPDIANYLGNTASPLQGPVRNWLPAMHADDRDRFRSTLDAILENRRGRIGQIFRLRANDGHYHWYALRARPVIGSDGEVVRCVGTLVNVTEQKKAEERLLHDAVHDNLTGLPNRELFLDRLSSMMNMARGESNLHPTVFVIDIDRFKQVNDSLGMSAGDTILLTISRRLARLMKPQDTLSRLSSDQFGLLLASEVDPGRIATFAEALRQAVRSPIAYAKREIVLTASIGLITWTKTATTAEDFVKDAELAMFQAKRFGGDRIEPFRPAFRAIGSDKLQLESDLRRALERDEISLVYQPIVKLEEGTVAGFEALMRWEHPRRGAISPSEFIPIAENSGLIVQLGLFAMQRAAEDLFAWQEQFPKLDLFVSVNLSSTQLIRQDLINDVRSVLSRIHLNPGSLKLELTESVLMENPEQSAYVLARLKAMGIGLSLDDFGTGYSSLAYLTRFPFDIIKIDRSFVKGDQPQKTTLLRSVVSMAHDLGLAVVTEGVESETDALQLRQMGCEYVQSFMFGQPTSHDEATRMIREQLDAAA